The proteins below come from a single Chryseobacterium nepalense genomic window:
- a CDS encoding tetratricopeptide repeat protein: MVLYYVADSLAQNKAPIFKQNLAIQFMRFGKVDKAREKYEEMVKYFPDNPEGYYGIGNTSIVIGDYDKGLENLKQAEEIYKRSGKVKDDVVYMYGMLYAMKEDYEAGLPYLEDAYGTYKNDEGYLSLYSLSLIKIGKSRNDEKMIKKANKMYNKIKNKEGVPDIKKKLAAEFS; this comes from the coding sequence TTGGTTTTATATTATGTAGCGGACAGCCTTGCCCAAAATAAAGCTCCGATATTTAAGCAAAATCTTGCCATACAGTTTATGAGATTCGGAAAAGTTGATAAAGCGCGTGAGAAGTACGAGGAAATGGTAAAATATTTTCCGGATAATCCTGAAGGCTATTATGGAATCGGGAACACCTCCATTGTAATAGGAGATTACGACAAAGGCCTGGAAAATCTTAAGCAGGCAGAGGAAATATATAAAAGATCCGGGAAGGTTAAAGATGATGTAGTCTATATGTATGGAATGCTGTATGCCATGAAAGAAGATTATGAAGCTGGACTTCCGTATCTGGAAGACGCCTATGGTACTTATAAAAATGATGAAGGATATCTTTCGCTGTATTCCCTCTCATTAATAAAAATTGGGAAAAGCAGAAATGACGAAAAGATGATTAAGAAAGCCAATAAGATGTATAATAAAATAAAGAACAAAGAAGGTGTTCCGGACATCAAAAAAAAGTTGGCTGCCGAGTTCAGTTAG
- a CDS encoding glutathione peroxidase, which translates to MKKLFLMFLSVVAFFNSCAQKKSEESKAKTNQLMGKSIYDFKVDALEEGKQINFADFKGKKILIVNTASECGFTPQYADLEKVSQEYKDKLVVVGFPANNFGGQEPGTNKEIGAFCQKNYGVTFPMAAKVSVKGDDTAPIFKYLTEKDLNGVKNTTILWNFTKFLIDENGKLIDSFVSTTKPTDEAITKYLK; encoded by the coding sequence ATGAAAAAGTTATTTTTAATGTTTCTTTCGGTAGTTGCATTTTTCAACAGCTGTGCTCAGAAAAAAAGTGAAGAATCTAAAGCCAAAACCAATCAACTTATGGGAAAATCAATATATGATTTCAAGGTAGATGCCCTGGAAGAAGGAAAGCAGATCAACTTTGCAGATTTCAAAGGAAAGAAAATTCTTATCGTGAATACGGCATCAGAGTGCGGATTTACACCGCAATATGCTGATCTCGAAAAAGTTTCGCAGGAATATAAAGACAAATTGGTGGTAGTAGGATTTCCGGCCAATAATTTCGGAGGGCAGGAACCGGGAACCAATAAGGAAATCGGTGCTTTCTGCCAGAAAAATTACGGGGTTACTTTCCCGATGGCTGCAAAAGTTTCCGTAAAAGGTGATGATACGGCACCAATCTTTAAATATTTAACTGAAAAAGATCTAAATGGAGTAAAAAATACTACGATTCTCTGGAATTTTACAAAATTCTTAATTGATGAAAACGGAAAACTGATTGATTCATTTGTAAGTACTACGAAGCCTACTGATGAAGCAATTACGAAGTATTTGAAATAA
- the kdsB gene encoding 3-deoxy-manno-octulosonate cytidylyltransferase: protein MKIIAVIPARYEASRFPAKLMQMLGEKTVITTTYQNVVETGLFDEVFVATDSEIIFNEISNNGGKAVMTGQHETGSDRIAEAVQNIDCDIVINVQGDEPFLKLEPLQQLIEVFHHDENQEISLASLKIKLHEKEEIENPNNVKVITDNNGFALYFSRSVIPFHRETSYHVEYFKHIGVYAFRKHALIQFSKLEMKPLEISEKIECIRYLEYGMKIKMIETNFVGVGIDTPEDLEKARKLI from the coding sequence ATGAAAATCATCGCAGTTATCCCCGCACGTTATGAAGCAAGCCGTTTTCCGGCAAAACTGATGCAGATGTTAGGAGAAAAAACCGTTATCACAACAACGTATCAGAATGTGGTGGAAACGGGTTTATTTGATGAAGTTTTTGTAGCAACGGATTCCGAAATTATTTTTAATGAAATTTCTAATAACGGCGGAAAAGCAGTGATGACAGGGCAGCATGAAACCGGAAGCGACCGTATTGCGGAAGCGGTACAAAATATTGATTGCGATATCGTGATCAATGTTCAGGGAGATGAACCATTTTTAAAACTTGAACCTTTACAACAGCTCATCGAAGTCTTTCATCACGACGAAAATCAGGAGATTTCTTTAGCTTCCCTAAAAATAAAGCTTCATGAAAAAGAAGAAATTGAAAATCCGAATAATGTAAAAGTAATTACCGATAACAACGGTTTTGCGCTGTATTTCAGTCGCTCTGTGATTCCTTTTCACCGCGAAACTTCCTATCATGTTGAGTATTTTAAGCACATTGGTGTTTACGCTTTCAGAAAGCATGCTTTGATTCAGTTTTCAAAACTGGAAATGAAGCCCCTGGAAATTTCGGAAAAAATAGAATGCATCCGTTATCTTGAATATGGCATGAAAATCAAGATGATAGAGACCAATTTTGTAGGAGTAGGAATTGATACACCTGAAGATCTTGAAAAAGCAAGAAAGTTAATTTGA
- a CDS encoding outer membrane lipoprotein-sorting protein, with translation MKKLLLVFVLIFSHSIVAQTAKDIIDKNIELSGGLTNWKLLNSILLQGKVILGVRDEYPIKIYQQRPNLTKTVITIGGKDTAIEGYDGKKGYAMNYATNKVQEYPDYSPESFDNDFIDWESKGFDAKYLGKEKIGNIYCHKVELTKNVNVNVYYFDAKSYMLVKEVKKDETLLYSDYKKVGNLLLPFRIESSSAKKDGDYVMLINRVDINKVFPDNTFKF, from the coding sequence ATGAAAAAGTTACTCTTAGTATTCGTCCTGATATTTTCGCATTCAATTGTTGCCCAGACTGCAAAGGATATTATTGATAAAAATATAGAATTATCCGGAGGATTAACCAATTGGAAACTTTTAAATTCCATATTACTTCAGGGAAAAGTGATTTTAGGCGTGAGAGATGAATACCCGATCAAAATCTATCAGCAGCGTCCCAATCTTACGAAAACGGTTATCACCATCGGAGGGAAAGATACTGCCATTGAAGGGTATGATGGAAAAAAAGGATATGCTATGAACTATGCAACCAATAAAGTTCAGGAATACCCGGATTACAGCCCCGAAAGTTTTGACAATGACTTTATCGACTGGGAAAGCAAAGGTTTTGACGCTAAATATTTAGGAAAGGAAAAAATTGGAAATATTTACTGTCATAAAGTTGAATTAACGAAAAATGTTAATGTAAACGTCTACTACTTTGATGCGAAAAGCTATATGCTTGTAAAAGAAGTAAAAAAAGATGAAACTTTATTGTACTCAGATTATAAAAAGGTAGGAAATTTGTTGTTGCCTTTCAGGATAGAATCATCAAGTGCAAAAAAAGACGGTGACTATGTAATGTTGATCAACAGAGTTGATATCAATAAAGTATTTCCGGACAATACATTCAAATTTTAA
- a CDS encoding MmcQ/YjbR family DNA-binding protein produces MDANEILEYCNAKKSVTESFPFDNETLVLKVGGKMFLLMSLERQPLQIAVKTDPEWSTELREQYPQITGAYHMNKTHWNSVEINGLKRELILQLIDHSYELVFKSLTRKIQNTILNS; encoded by the coding sequence ATGGATGCTAACGAAATTTTAGAGTACTGCAATGCTAAAAAAAGTGTTACTGAAAGTTTTCCTTTTGATAACGAAACACTTGTCCTTAAAGTTGGCGGAAAAATGTTTCTTTTAATGTCTTTAGAAAGACAGCCGTTGCAAATCGCCGTAAAAACGGATCCTGAATGGAGTACAGAACTTCGCGAGCAATATCCGCAGATTACCGGTGCCTATCACATGAACAAAACCCACTGGAACTCCGTTGAGATCAACGGACTGAAGAGAGAGCTTATCCTTCAGCTTATTGATCATTCCTACGAACTTGTTTTTAAATCTTTAACCAGAAAAATTCAGAATACAATACTTAATTCCTAA
- a CDS encoding four helix bundle protein: MSFKFEKLTIWQKSMNFGEYIFKLSQNFPKDESFNLTSQIRRASDSIALNISEGSILQSRLEFRKFLGYSIRSLAEVVTCLYKAKNRKYISEDDFNKLYNESYNIMNQIIAFRNRIKE, from the coding sequence ATGAGTTTTAAATTTGAGAAACTAACTATTTGGCAGAAATCTATGAATTTTGGGGAATATATTTTTAAATTATCTCAAAATTTCCCAAAAGATGAATCCTTTAATTTAACATCACAAATTAGAAGGGCTTCTGATTCTATTGCTCTTAATATTTCTGAAGGAAGTATTTTACAGTCAAGATTAGAGTTTAGAAAGTTTTTAGGATACTCCATCCGCTCTTTAGCTGAAGTGGTAACCTGCTTATATAAAGCGAAAAATAGGAAATATATCTCAGAAGATGATTTTAATAAATTATATAATGAAAGCTATAATATAATGAACCAGATTATAGCATTTAGAAATAGGATAAAAGAATAA
- a CDS encoding transglutaminase domain-containing protein translates to MRKILISAVYFLSVGAFAQSKEQSKTWELLLNNKRVEARNFYDKNLKNNTTKDFENLFLDAMIDEEMGQMIFDETFIKNFADFKLDDSYLYPILKKTFLLADYENSGFDDNSYKKVDFLAQHPLYGENVSVIEFKATLDRIRNNYKSADDFLSKIKRIDQWQYAGVFENLNGSGLYNEYEPENIAKSDKLFNANSFGYVGWYNRKFPSNDGFEFFINETEYGRGIMYAQSFIENPVERKILLEVDTNAEFRLFLNDTEILASTTDGYTNLGSHLVEVSLPKGMNRLLLKFDVKDAKTAFMVVPYDTNYQKISDLKYFDTYKAYQKTSPAQLQAKELPLKFERLLKGKVAENPDSFFYKYLLAAGYLNNFQNDQAKEIIDQMMKSYPKSSIVQSLLASYYNNLEDKEKVNEIYKNIEINDSEYFLVPLLKMMDGDKFQNMSIQELEKYRNILNKTKAKSIGGFFDVVIAMRNRDMEKAKSHIANLKKDFANNERFFSIFTTLEDMDKKDQSSTIKKFEDVYAQKSSPDIMNTLYSLYQKSNRVEDQKKILKKYMELYPSVNSFRVQYLNLLDENVQNPEYGTGLEDALANFPYSYSLLAAKAEYLAKLNKKTEAVQFAKLSLSHNTDNEQMHKLLRDLDHTEDEIDKVGIKDLYKLVSDRRKNAAKGKKGVTTLLDEYIVNVYDEGGFKKRSTYAYEITSENGIEELKEYGIDYYDDVIKAEIVKPDGSIIPGERSSEKIVFTNLAVGDVILIQIESLERKSGRFYKDFNVSSYFNSQYPVVESVFTVITPENLNYQVKCNNKEVVSAKKKADGKLYQTWKLNNLEEVNFDEYFGPTFYDTTISVTANSIKTWQEIATWYSDLTRKSLVSDKVVEKAFKEIFPSGISGMNDAEKAEKIYNYIEKNITYSSVDFRQSGYIPQKPSKTLSTKLGDCKDLSTLFVILGNQAGLRSNLVLVQTNDNSAQRLLLPNLSFNHCIVKVNLEGKETFLEMTDKFLPFNSLVKGNYKAKGLVIDTDKNSSGNAGLIEIPSANNAESIFKTTSEVNVNGDDQNFTVKQYVTGESKSYYNNFFQESQTDDSRKKNVEEEIGSVLDKVISVKTVKLLGGKDLTSKPLAYEVQFSVNDKPQSVGSLKIMKIPFVTKPFTKEIVATENRKTDIVYTRYEKEKNYFEEVYLNIPETMKFIEIPENKTLAYNNFKYSINYELVKNNKLKITRIADTPWDNIKAGQYTEFKKFVEEAMNAENQILGYK, encoded by the coding sequence ATGAGGAAAATACTAATTTCCGCGGTCTACTTTTTGTCCGTTGGTGCATTTGCACAATCTAAAGAACAGTCTAAAACCTGGGAACTTTTGCTAAACAATAAAAGAGTAGAAGCACGAAACTTTTATGATAAAAATTTAAAAAATAATACAACAAAAGACTTTGAAAATCTCTTTCTCGACGCAATGATTGATGAAGAAATGGGACAGATGATTTTTGATGAAACATTCATTAAAAATTTTGCCGATTTTAAGCTGGATGATTCTTATTTATACCCGATATTAAAAAAAACATTTCTTTTGGCAGATTATGAAAACTCGGGATTTGATGATAACTCATACAAAAAGGTTGATTTCTTGGCACAGCATCCGTTATATGGAGAAAATGTATCGGTTATTGAATTTAAAGCGACACTAGACCGAATCAGGAATAACTACAAAAGTGCCGACGATTTTTTGTCTAAAATTAAACGCATTGATCAATGGCAGTATGCAGGTGTATTTGAAAACCTTAACGGAAGCGGACTTTACAATGAATATGAACCTGAAAATATTGCCAAAAGCGACAAGCTCTTCAATGCCAACAGTTTCGGATATGTAGGCTGGTATAACAGAAAATTTCCATCTAACGACGGTTTTGAATTTTTCATCAATGAAACGGAATATGGCAGAGGGATCATGTATGCCCAAAGTTTCATCGAAAATCCGGTTGAAAGAAAAATTCTACTGGAAGTAGATACCAATGCAGAATTCCGGTTGTTTTTGAATGATACGGAAATCCTGGCAAGCACAACAGATGGCTATACAAATCTGGGATCACATCTGGTGGAAGTTTCATTACCAAAGGGGATGAACAGGCTTCTGCTGAAGTTTGATGTGAAAGATGCTAAAACTGCCTTTATGGTGGTGCCGTATGATACCAATTATCAGAAGATCTCTGACCTGAAGTATTTTGATACGTATAAAGCATATCAGAAAACTTCCCCTGCACAATTACAGGCAAAAGAACTTCCCCTGAAGTTTGAAAGACTGTTAAAAGGAAAAGTCGCTGAGAATCCGGATAGTTTTTTCTATAAATATTTACTGGCCGCAGGTTATCTTAACAATTTCCAGAACGATCAGGCAAAAGAAATTATTGACCAGATGATGAAAAGCTATCCCAAATCATCGATAGTACAGAGTCTTCTGGCCTCCTATTACAACAACCTTGAGGATAAAGAAAAGGTCAACGAAATATACAAAAACATAGAGATTAACGATTCTGAATATTTTCTCGTGCCGCTTCTGAAAATGATGGATGGAGATAAATTCCAGAATATGTCTATTCAGGAACTTGAAAAATACAGGAATATTTTAAACAAAACCAAAGCTAAATCTATAGGTGGTTTTTTTGATGTAGTTATCGCAATGCGAAACAGGGATATGGAAAAAGCCAAGTCGCACATTGCGAATCTTAAAAAAGATTTTGCCAACAACGAAAGGTTCTTCAGTATTTTTACCACATTGGAAGATATGGATAAAAAAGATCAGAGTTCTACCATCAAAAAATTTGAAGATGTATATGCACAGAAGAGCAGTCCTGATATTATGAACACGCTTTACAGCTTGTACCAGAAATCAAACCGCGTAGAAGATCAGAAAAAAATTCTTAAAAAATATATGGAATTATATCCTTCCGTAAATTCTTTCAGAGTCCAGTACCTGAACCTTCTCGACGAAAATGTTCAGAACCCTGAATACGGAACCGGACTTGAAGATGCTTTGGCCAATTTCCCATATTCTTACTCGCTGCTGGCTGCTAAAGCAGAATATCTGGCAAAACTGAACAAAAAAACAGAAGCTGTACAATTTGCCAAACTTTCTCTTTCTCATAATACGGACAATGAGCAGATGCACAAACTTTTAAGAGATCTTGACCATACAGAAGATGAAATTGATAAAGTAGGCATCAAAGATCTTTATAAGCTTGTAAGCGACCGAAGAAAGAACGCAGCTAAAGGAAAAAAAGGCGTTACAACACTCTTGGATGAGTATATTGTAAATGTTTATGATGAAGGAGGCTTTAAGAAAAGAAGCACATACGCTTATGAAATTACTTCCGAGAACGGAATCGAAGAACTGAAGGAATACGGAATCGATTATTATGATGATGTCATCAAAGCAGAAATCGTAAAGCCGGACGGAAGTATTATTCCGGGAGAAAGATCATCGGAAAAGATTGTATTTACCAATCTTGCCGTGGGAGATGTCATTCTTATCCAGATAGAAAGTTTAGAAAGAAAGAGCGGAAGATTTTATAAAGATTTTAATGTAAGCTCTTATTTTAATTCGCAATATCCCGTTGTAGAATCTGTCTTCACCGTTATAACGCCGGAAAATCTAAATTATCAGGTTAAATGCAATAATAAAGAAGTAGTGTCTGCGAAGAAGAAAGCAGATGGGAAATTATACCAGACCTGGAAACTTAATAATCTGGAAGAAGTGAATTTTGATGAATATTTCGGACCGACCTTTTATGATACAACCATTTCCGTAACGGCAAATTCCATCAAAACATGGCAGGAAATTGCGACCTGGTACTCAGATCTTACAAGAAAAAGTCTTGTCTCGGATAAAGTGGTGGAAAAAGCATTTAAAGAAATTTTTCCATCAGGAATTTCAGGAATGAACGATGCAGAGAAAGCAGAAAAAATTTATAATTATATTGAAAAAAATATAACGTATAGTTCGGTAGATTTCCGCCAGAGCGGTTACATTCCTCAGAAGCCTTCTAAAACACTCAGTACAAAGCTGGGCGACTGTAAAGATCTTTCGACATTGTTTGTAATTCTTGGAAACCAGGCCGGACTTAGATCCAATCTCGTGCTGGTACAGACCAACGATAATTCCGCACAGCGTTTGCTTTTACCGAACTTAAGCTTTAATCACTGTATCGTAAAAGTAAATCTTGAAGGAAAAGAAACCTTCCTTGAAATGACGGACAAATTTCTTCCTTTTAATTCCCTTGTAAAAGGCAACTACAAAGCAAAAGGTTTGGTTATCGATACGGATAAGAATTCATCGGGAAATGCAGGTCTTATAGAAATCCCGTCTGCCAATAATGCAGAGTCAATATTTAAAACCACCAGTGAAGTTAACGTAAACGGAGATGATCAGAATTTTACCGTAAAACAATACGTAACAGGAGAATCTAAAAGTTATTACAACAATTTCTTTCAGGAATCTCAGACCGATGATTCCCGCAAGAAAAATGTAGAAGAGGAAATTGGGTCTGTTTTGGATAAAGTCATTAGTGTAAAAACCGTCAAACTTCTGGGAGGAAAAGATCTTACTTCAAAACCATTGGCATACGAAGTTCAGTTTAGTGTAAATGATAAACCGCAGTCTGTAGGCAGTCTGAAAATTATGAAAATTCCTTTCGTAACAAAGCCTTTCACAAAAGAAATTGTAGCTACGGAAAACCGGAAAACGGATATTGTGTACACAAGATATGAGAAAGAGAAAAATTATTTTGAAGAAGTTTATCTGAATATCCCGGAGACTATGAAATTTATTGAAATTCCGGAAAATAAAACATTGGCGTACAACAATTTTAAATATTCTATCAACTATGAGCTGGTAAAAAACAACAAGCTGAAAATTACCAGGATTGCTGATACACCCTGGGATAATATCAAAGCCGGGCAGTATACCGAATTTAAAAAATTCGTAGAAGAGGCTATGAATGCAGAAAACCAGATTTTAGGGTATAAATAA
- a CDS encoding pyridoxal phosphate-dependent aminotransferase has protein sequence MKVSKLAANLIGSEIVKIGNEVNDLKAKGAEIANLTIGDLNSNIYPIPAKLKEEIQKAYQNNLTNYPPANGLLSLRKEVSKDLKTRWNLDYSPNDILITAGSRPLIYAVYKTIVDEGDKVVYPIPSWNNNHYAYLTSADAIEVKTTPENNFLPTADDLRPHLEGAVLLALCSPLNPTGTMFTKDQLSEICELVLVENKKRGDDEKPLYLMYDQIYSNLTFGAEHVDPVSLFPEMKEYTVYIDGISKCLAATGVRVGWGFGPAHIMDKMKALLTHVGAWAPKPEQEATAKYYENPDDVNAFVEDFKGKLEASLKVLHAGIQDLKGKGLTVDSIEPMGALYLTIKLDYIGKTKPDGTVIENSSDLVFYLINEAGVALVPFSAFGEDKSEPWFRASVGGLAIDEIEVMMPKLERALNDLK, from the coding sequence GTGAAAGTTTCAAAATTAGCGGCGAACCTGATCGGTTCTGAAATTGTAAAAATTGGTAATGAAGTAAACGATTTAAAGGCAAAAGGAGCGGAGATTGCCAACCTGACGATTGGTGACCTTAATTCTAATATTTATCCCATTCCTGCCAAATTAAAGGAGGAAATTCAGAAAGCGTATCAGAATAATCTGACAAATTATCCGCCTGCTAACGGACTTTTATCTTTAAGAAAAGAAGTTTCAAAAGATTTAAAAACAAGATGGAACCTGGATTATTCTCCAAACGATATTCTGATCACAGCTGGTTCAAGACCTTTGATCTATGCTGTATACAAAACTATCGTAGACGAAGGAGACAAAGTAGTTTACCCAATTCCTTCTTGGAACAATAATCATTATGCATACCTTACTTCAGCTGATGCAATAGAAGTAAAAACAACTCCTGAAAATAATTTTCTTCCTACGGCAGACGATTTAAGGCCGCATCTTGAAGGCGCCGTTCTGCTGGCTCTCTGTTCACCACTGAATCCTACGGGAACGATGTTTACTAAAGATCAGCTTTCAGAAATCTGCGAATTGGTTTTAGTGGAAAACAAAAAAAGAGGGGATGATGAAAAACCATTATACTTAATGTATGATCAGATCTACTCTAACCTTACTTTCGGTGCAGAGCATGTAGATCCGGTTTCTCTTTTCCCGGAAATGAAAGAATATACAGTGTACATCGACGGTATTTCAAAATGTCTTGCCGCTACGGGAGTTCGTGTAGGATGGGGGTTCGGGCCGGCTCATATCATGGACAAAATGAAAGCGCTTCTTACACATGTAGGAGCTTGGGCGCCAAAACCTGAACAGGAAGCTACCGCAAAATATTATGAAAACCCTGATGATGTAAATGCTTTTGTTGAAGATTTTAAAGGAAAGTTAGAAGCTAGCCTGAAAGTTCTGCATGCAGGAATCCAGGATCTGAAAGGTAAAGGATTAACTGTTGACAGCATCGAGCCGATGGGCGCGCTTTATCTTACCATTAAATTAGATTACATCGGAAAAACAAAACCGGACGGAACAGTGATTGAAAACTCTTCTGATCTTGTTTTCTATCTTATTAATGAAGCAGGAGTTGCGCTGGTTCCTTTCTCTGCTTTCGGAGAAGATAAGTCTGAGCCTTGGTTCAGAGCTTCTGTAGGAGGTTTGGCTATCGACGAAATTGAAGTCATGATGCCGAAACTGGAAAGAGCTTTGAACGATTTGAAATAG
- a CDS encoding NAD(P)H-binding protein, producing the protein MKALIIGATGATGKDLVNQLLTDKDFEEITIFVRKPFDIQNDKLKIQVVNFDHPEEWKDKVKGDVAFSCLGTTLKAAGSKEAQRKVDFEYQYEFAKAAKENNVEDYILVSAYGANPKSKIFYSRMKGELEEAVKKLHFEKITIFKPGMLERKDSDRTGEVLGSRIIKFANKLGLLESQKPLPTDILAKAMINSSKIKSNGYSSIKLGNIFCFAEK; encoded by the coding sequence ATGAAAGCTTTAATCATTGGTGCTACGGGCGCTACCGGAAAAGACTTGGTCAACCAGTTGCTTACAGACAAAGATTTTGAGGAAATTACAATTTTCGTGAGAAAACCGTTTGATATTCAAAATGATAAGCTAAAAATACAGGTAGTTAATTTTGATCATCCGGAAGAATGGAAAGATAAAGTAAAAGGTGATGTTGCTTTTTCCTGCCTGGGAACAACCTTAAAAGCAGCCGGAAGCAAAGAAGCACAGAGGAAAGTAGATTTCGAATATCAATATGAATTTGCCAAAGCTGCCAAAGAAAACAACGTGGAAGATTATATTCTGGTTTCTGCATACGGTGCCAATCCGAAATCCAAAATATTTTATTCCCGAATGAAAGGAGAGCTTGAAGAGGCTGTTAAAAAATTACATTTTGAAAAAATCACCATCTTTAAACCTGGAATGCTGGAACGGAAGGACTCCGACAGAACGGGGGAAGTTCTTGGGAGCAGGATTATCAAATTTGCGAATAAATTAGGACTTTTAGAAAGCCAGAAACCGTTGCCAACAGATATTTTAGCAAAGGCGATGATTAATTCTTCAAAAATAAAAAGCAACGGCTATTCCAGCATAAAACTGGGAAATATTTTCTGTTTTGCCGAGAAGTGA
- a CDS encoding phospho-sugar mutase translates to MTTLEKAKLWLHESFDEETRSAVQLLIEGNSPDLEDSFYRELEFGTGGMRGVMGVGTNRLNKYTLGQATQGLANYMLKQFQGEEIKVAIAYDVRNNSREFGKLVADVLTANGIKVLLFKNHRPTPELSFTVRDRKCHGGIVLTASHNPPEYNGYKVYWNDGAQIVPPHDEAIINEVYSVKFDEIKFNGNDDLIEWIGEEQDDVYIDACIKNSTYQNVGKENLNIVFTSIHGTTYTTVPKALERAGFKKIDLVKEQMIPSGNFPTVDSPNPEEPAALEMAMDLAKITNADIVIGTDPDGDRLGIAVRNLDGEIELLNGNQTNTILTYYILNEWRKQERITGKEFIGSTIVTSDIFFDIAQKFGVDCKVGLTGFKWIGKMIRDFEGQEKFICGGEESFGFMTGDFVRDKDSCGSIVLACEIAAWCKANGRTMYQYLIEIYQETGMYYEGLVNLVRKGRDGAEEIQNMMKNFRENPPKSLAGSPVEEVKDFKEQTNFIVSKNEKKVMDDIPKSNVLIYYTQDGTKVCVRPSGTEPKIKFYISVKDDIASEADFRDKLKSLEAKIQEVKRDLQLN, encoded by the coding sequence ATGACAACATTAGAAAAAGCAAAACTTTGGTTACACGAGTCATTTGATGAAGAAACAAGAAGTGCCGTACAATTATTAATTGAGGGTAATTCGCCGGACCTGGAAGATTCTTTTTACAGAGAGTTAGAATTCGGAACAGGTGGAATGAGAGGTGTTATGGGCGTTGGAACCAATCGTTTAAATAAATATACCTTAGGTCAAGCTACACAGGGACTTGCGAATTATATGTTAAAGCAGTTTCAAGGTGAAGAAATTAAAGTTGCCATTGCTTATGATGTAAGAAATAACTCCAGGGAATTTGGAAAATTAGTAGCTGATGTCTTGACGGCAAACGGAATTAAAGTATTATTATTCAAAAATCACAGGCCAACCCCGGAGCTTTCCTTTACGGTAAGAGACAGGAAATGCCACGGAGGAATTGTTTTAACGGCATCTCATAATCCGCCGGAGTACAATGGCTACAAAGTATATTGGAATGACGGTGCACAGATTGTTCCGCCACATGACGAAGCGATTATTAACGAAGTATATTCCGTAAAATTTGATGAAATTAAATTTAATGGAAATGACGATTTAATCGAATGGATCGGAGAGGAGCAGGATGATGTCTACATTGATGCATGCATCAAAAATTCTACATATCAGAATGTGGGAAAAGAAAACCTGAATATTGTTTTCACATCCATTCACGGGACAACGTATACCACTGTTCCTAAGGCTTTAGAAAGAGCAGGTTTCAAAAAGATTGACCTGGTAAAAGAACAGATGATCCCAAGCGGAAATTTCCCAACGGTAGATTCTCCCAATCCTGAAGAACCGGCAGCGCTGGAAATGGCAATGGATCTTGCTAAAATTACCAATGCTGATATCGTAATCGGAACAGATCCGGATGGCGATCGATTGGGAATTGCCGTAAGAAACCTTGATGGAGAAATCGAGCTTTTGAACGGAAATCAAACCAATACTATCCTGACTTATTATATTTTAAATGAATGGAGAAAGCAGGAAAGAATTACCGGGAAAGAATTCATAGGGTCTACTATCGTAACCTCTGATATTTTCTTTGATATTGCACAGAAATTCGGGGTTGACTGTAAAGTTGGTTTAACCGGATTCAAATGGATCGGAAAAATGATCCGTGATTTTGAAGGCCAGGAAAAATTCATTTGCGGCGGAGAAGAAAGCTTCGGATTTATGACAGGAGATTTTGTGCGTGATAAAGATTCTTGCGGAAGTATTGTTTTAGCTTGCGAAATCGCAGCATGGTGTAAAGCGAACGGAAGAACGATGTATCAATATCTTATTGAAATTTATCAGGAAACCGGAATGTATTATGAAGGTTTGGTAAATCTTGTAAGAAAAGGAAGAGACGGAGCAGAAGAAATTCAGAATATGATGAAGAACTTCCGTGAAAACCCGCCAAAATCATTAGCAGGATCGCCGGTAGAAGAAGTAAAAGACTTTAAAGAACAAACGAATTTCATCGTTTCAAAGAATGAGAAAAAAGTAATGGACGACATTCCAAAGTCGAATGTATTGATTTATTACACTCAGGACGGGACTAAAGTTTGTGTAAGACCTTCCGGAACGGAACCTAAGATCAAGTTTTACATATCGGTAAAAGATGATATTGCTTCTGAAGCGGATTTCAGGGATAAATTAAAATCTCTGGAAGCTAAAATTCAGGAGGTAAAAAGAGATTTACAACTCAATTAA